AGCCCTCCTGCACAACCCGCAAACCCATTTTCCCCTTCAACCAAAATAAACGACCTGATTCAGACAACCCAATCGCGGAATCGAACACCAATGCAGCGATGTGCACACAAATCCCATTTTAATGGCTTATTTTTGCGCACTATTTTGAGGAAAATCAGACTTTGCCACTAAATTTCATTTGCTCTCATGAAGAAATTACTCGCCTTGTCACTGATAATCGCTGGCTTCACGGCTTCTGTGCAAGCCCAAGCAATCGAGCCAAAGTGCAAGAACGGATATAACCCCATCACTGGCGAACGCTGCGCCAATGCCGTCACCTCCGCCGTGCCTTTTTTGCGCATCGTGCCCGACGCTCGCGGCGGCGCTATGGGCGATGTGGGCATCGCCACTTCCGCTGACCCCAACGCCATGCACTACAACGCCTCCAAACTGGCCTTTGCCGACAAAAAGGTGGCGATTGCCGCTTCCTACACACCGTGGATGCGCAACCTAGGTCTGCAAGATGTGTATCTGGCCTACCTGTCGGGCTATGTGAAACTCGACCAACTGCAATCCCTCGGCTTTGGCTTGCGCTATTTTTCGCTGGGCGACATTGAGTTCACCGACGAAAACGGCATCTCGCTCGGTCAGGGCCGACCCAATGAATTCGACCTCACCGCTGGCTATGCTCGCAAACTCTCCGACCGCTTTTCGGGCGCCATCGCTGCCAAGTTCATCTACTCCAACCTCGCCACCGGCCAGCGCGTGGAGGGGGTGGAAATCAGACCCGGCATCTCCGGCGCAGCCGACCTCTCCTTGACCTACAAGCAGCCCATCAAACTCGCCAAAAACGACAGTGAACTCACCCTCGGCTTGGCCGTCAGCAACTTGGGCGCTAAAATCACCTACACGAACTCCATCAACCGCGACTATATCCCGACCAACATGGGGCTTGGCGCGGCGTGGAAATTCAACCTCGACGCCTACAACACCCTCACGTTCACGACCGATTTCAACAAACTGCTCGTGCCGACCCCACGCCCCGAAATTGATGACGACGGCGACGGACGTCCCGACTACAAACAGTACTCCGCCGTGCGCGGCGTGTTCAAGTCGTTCGGCGACGCACCGGGTGGTTTTAGCGAGGAGTTGAAGGAAATCAATATCGGCACTGGCATAGAATACTGGTACGACAACCAGTTTGCCGTGCGCATGGGCTATTTCTACGAGCATTATTCCAAAGGCAACCGCAAGTATTTCAGCGTGGGCCTCGGCGTGAAATACAACATCTTCGGCCTCGATTTTTCTTATCTCGTGCCGACCACCAACCAACGCAACCCCTTGGATAACACCCTGCGTTTCTCGCTCTTGTTCGACTTTGAGGCATTCGAGTCCGACAAGTAAGCCAATCCCCTCCCTTTCAACGGCGGGACTGACAGCACCCCGGCAGCCTTTTGTGGCCGCCGGGGTGTTTTTTTGTTGGCTCGCCCACCGCGCCTTTTAGGAGCGACGCGAGCCGCTTTTGTTTTTCCGATGCCCGGTTTCAAAAAATTTTTTCTCGAAAAAACATGCCGCGCCGTGTATCTGAAAACTTTTGTCGTTTTTTGCCCAAATAAAACAACAATGCGAATCACTAACAACCAGCCTCTCACTTATGGATAGACCTGTCACACTCCTCTGTGTTTCCAGTTATTTTAAGGGCAACGACTTCCTGCGCGGCGCGAAAGAAGCGGGTGCAAAAGTGTATTTCCTCACCTCCAAAAAACTCGAAGACAAGCCCTGGGCACGCGAAGCCATTGACGAGATTTTCTACATCCAGCAAGGTCCCGAAAACCAGTGGCACATCCCCGACGTGATAGAAGGCCTGGCATGGCTCATGCGCTCGCACAAGATAGACCGCATCGTGGCGCTCGACGACTTCGACGTGGAGAAGGGCGCCGAGTTGCGCGAGCATTTTCGCATACCCGGCATGGGCCAGACGACGGCCCGCCATTTCCGCGACAAACTCGCCATGCGCCTGAAAGCCGCAGAGGAGGGAGTGCGCGTCCCCGCGTTTTCGGCGCTCTTCAACGACAATGAAATCAACGATTTCGCCAAAAACGTGCCCGCCCCTTGGATAGTGAAGCCGCGCGGCCAAGCCTCTGCCACAGGCATGAAGAAGGTGTACAGCACCGATGAGTTGTGGGAGCATCTGCGCAAGCTCGGCAACGAGCGCCACCAATTCCTCGTGGAGCAATTCAAGCCCGGCGATGTGTATCATGTGGACGCGCTGAGCGAGGGGGGCAAAGTCATTTTTGCGCGTGTGTCGCAGTATTTGGCCACACCCTTCGAGGTGGCGCACGGTGGCGGCATATTCCGCAGCGCCATCGTGCCCTTTGGCTCCGCCGACGAAAAAGCGCTTCAGAAGGCTACTTCCGAAGTGATGACGGCCTTTGGGATGCAGTATAGCGCGAGCCACACCGAGTTCATCAAATGCCACGACGACGGGCAGTTTTACTTCCTCGAAACCTCCTCGCGGGTAGGCGGGGCGCACATCGCCGAGATGGTTGAATACTCTTCCAATGTGAATATGTGGCGCGAATGGGCCAAACTCGAAGTGGCTGTGGCAGGGGGCAAAAAGTACGAACTGCCCAAATTGAGGAAGGACTACACGGGCATCATCGTGTCGCTCACGCGGCAGGAATGGCCCGACGACAGCCAATTCAACGACCCGGAGGTGGCGTGGCGCATGCGCGACATGGACCACCACATCGGCCTCATCGTGCGGTCGCCCAAACACGAGCGCGTCATCGAACTGCTCGATGAATACGCTCAACGCATCAAACGGGATTACCACGCGAGCGCGCCAGCGCCTGATAAGCCGACAAGTTGAAGGGGAGTTGGAGGGCTTGCCCGGCCAAGCAAAGCGGCTGGGCAACCCCTTCAACTCGCAAACCCCGCCAAAAACACTGCCACCATGCCCGCAGCATAGCCTCTGTACAGATCAGCAGGGGTGTGTGCCCCCAATGCGAGACGGGCCATGCCGACCCATCCGGCCAGCACCACCAAGAGGGCTATCACCGCGTTGAGGCTCAGCTGGAGCGTGCCGCTGCCGAGCGACAGGCTGACAAAAGCAGCCCCCCAAGCCTTGTTGGTTAGCAGCATCATGGCGACCAAGCCGCCCATGCCGACCGCGTGTGCGCTGATTTTCGTGAAAATATTGATGAAAAAAGCGAGGAAAAGCCCAATGGTGGCACCCAACACGAAGGCATTGAACAACGGAGGCGCTTGGTCGGCTGACGAGAGGTTTTTGTAGAGCCACAAATAGAACACGCTGGAGAGGATGTATGGCCCGGTGCGCTCCATCTTGTCGCGCATCTGAAAACTCTTGACAAAACCAAGCGGCTTCATCAGCGCCACGCCGAACGCTGGCAGCAAAAAACTGGTGCTGAACACCGAAAGAAACAAAATGACGGCTCGTTTGTCGCTCAGGCTGCGGACGCTGAAAGCGTAAGGATTGATGAGGATGAGCAGCAACAGGGCGTAGGTCAGCACCAGCAGTGGGTGAAAGAGCACCGTGAGCGCATGGGCAAGGGTTTTGTTCATCGCACTTTGTAGGCTTTGTTGATGCGGTCGAGATGGCGTTTGTCTTCGCGTTCCTTGATGGTCTCGCGCTTGTCGAATGATTTTTTGCCACGCGCCAGCGCAATGGTCACTTTGGCAAACCCTCGGTCATTGATGAAAATCTTGTAGGGAATGATGGTGGAGCCTTTTTCCTTCACCCCTCGTTCGAGCTTGCGCAGCTCGGGCCGACGGAGCAAAAGTTTTCGATTGCGGCGCGGGAGGTGGTTGCTATCGGTGCCGTACTCATATTCGGCGATGTAGAGGTTGCGCACCCACAGTTCTCCATTGTCAAACACACAGTAGGCATCCGTCAGGTTGGCATTGCCATTTCGGATGCTTTTTATCTCCGACCCAGTCAGCGAAATGCCCGCATCGTACTGCTGCACGAAGTAGTACTCGAACGCGGCCTTGCGGTTCGTGATTTCGACTTTTTGTTTTCTTTTCTCTTTTGCCATGGTTGAAAAAGCCGCCAAAGGTACAGCAGTATCGCGTTTTTTTCGCCGCTCTGTTTTTGGGAGGAGGACGAGCGTTTCCCTCGATTTGCTCGCCCAGACCGCGACCGCATAGTTTCATCACTCTAAAACACCGCAAAATGAAAACTTAACGTGGCGGCATCGGCGCAAAACCCTAACTTGCGACAAATTTTTATTTTTTCACACAAACTACCCACCGATGATGAAAAAGATTATCTTCCAACCTTCCAACCTTCCAACCTTCCAGCCTTCCAAGCCTGTCCTCAAGGATTAGCGGCCTCTTAATCTCATGCCTCATGCTTGGTTGCGCCACGTCAATACCCCTGTTTGCGCATTCCCAAACGGTGTGCGACTGTGTGGCCGTTGCTTGCGAGGGCTGGCCATTGCACGACATACGCTGTGACGATTATCCTGACACTTATGGGCCACACTATGTCAAGGCATACCTGTGGTTTGTGGTGCCTCCCAACGCGCCGAACGCCTTTGAGGACCCGTTGGACGAACGCACCGCGACCATTTGGGCGAACCTTTTCAACGCTTTCGCCCCGCACAACATACACATCGTGCCGGGCTTTGGGGATTGCTCCCCCTCCGCCACCTACGAAGCCATCAACGAGGATTTGGCCCCCAACAATGCCAATGTGTTTTATCTGCGAAGCATCGGCCACAAGAACGACGACGGGATTGATATGTATGTTTTCAGGGACGACATAGCGGTCGGGGGAGGATGGGCGTTTTGCGTGCCGAGCAGCTTTTTCTATTTGTTCGGAAAAGAGCCCAACACCAGCGACAACGTGAGCGCGACACAAATCGTGTCGCACGAGATGGGGCATTGCTTGGGATTGCTGCACACTTTTGAGGAAGGCCCCGGCACTTCTTGCAGGGACCTCGACGGCTCGGATTGCAAGTTCAGGGGAGACTTGGTGTGCGACACCCCGCCTGACGACAGATCATACCCCTCCAACCCGGACTGCGACCCGCAGCTCCTTTCTTCGGAACTGGATTTCAACATCATGTCCGGCTTTTCGCCATGGAGGTGCGTGTCCCGGTTCACCAACGGACAGGGCGCTCGCATGCGCCGATACCTGAGCGAGCCGGTCGGCGTCGTTGACGACGCGAAAATCCAGGACATCGTCGTCACTGGCCAAGTGACATGGGACACCCCCATGAGCCCCGGCGCCAACGTCATCGTCGAGCCTGAAGCGGTGCTGACCATCAACGCCCCGGTGACCATGCAAGAGAACGCCCGCATATACGTGCGTCGCGGCGACGGGCAGGGGACGGTGTCCGGCGGGCAGCTGAGGGTGTTCTCGACGATAACGGCGGTCTGCGACAAGTTGTGGGGGGGCGTGGTGGTGGAAGGCTATGCCAACCGCCCCCAGAGCACCGTCTATCAGGGCAGGGCGTACGTGGGCGTGGGCGGGGTGCTTGAGCACGCCCGTCTGGCGATTTATGTCAACGGGTTGAACCCCGTGACGGGCTTTCCCGTGCTTAGTGGCGGCGGGGGCATGGTGGGGGCGCAGGGAGCGGTGTTTCGCAACAACGAGGTGGACGTGGAGTTCGGGCCTTATTTTGCGTCCTTGAACAGGGCTTACTTCACGGCCAGCATTTTCGATGTTCCTTGTCGGTTTGTCACCGACGACGGCTATCGGGGCGGGCGGGCGCCCACGCATCTTTTTTTGAAGGGTGTTTTCGGTGTCAGGGTGGCCGATTGCATCTTCACCGACGACAGGACCGATTCTTACTCGCTCCCCAAGACGCGCGGCGTCGGCATCTATTCCGAAGATGCGGGCTTTCTCACGTACCAGCCCCGGCCCAACCGCTTCTTCGGCTTGTTTCACGGCATTCATGTGTTGCAAACCAGCCCAACGGCGGGGATAGCCATTCGGGGAGGGATATTTGAGGCGTGCTTCGACGGGGTGCACGCCACGGACAATGCCATCCTGGCCATTGACGACAACACGTTCACGCTGCGGCGCCCCGATTTTTTCACTGGCCCCGCGTCGCAACTGTTCAGGGCGATTTACGTGGAGGGAGGAACGGCCACCATAAGCCTGGACGGCAACGTGTTCGTTGGTGCCGACACGGTCTTGCTCTTCGGGACGGAAGTGCTGTCCATCGGGGGAGGCAACAAGGTTTTTTCAGGCAACACCTACCACGAACTGTACGTCGGCAACAGGGCGTACGGGCTAAACGGCGTCGCCTCTGCCGGTGGCCTGATTTTTAGCGGGCTGATGTACGAGTGCAGCTCCTTCACAAGGAGCTCGGAACACGACAACTTGGTGGCCCTTGGCGCCACCATCCGGCTGGAACAGGGGCGGAAGATCGATGGTGAACCCATTTCCGCCGGCAACCGCTATCTCGACTTGGTGGGGCAACAGTTTACAAACAATGGCGCACCTATTTTCTACCACCATATAGAGAACACAACGCAAGCACTAATAGACGGCTATTTCACACCAACTACCATAACACGTGTCCAAAGTTTGCCAAACGCCGCTTGCGACGTTGCAGAATGCCCCCCTCCTTGCGACACCGAAACCGAACTCTCCGAAACCAAAACCCAGTTTTTCCAACAAAAACAAACTTGGACGACCAAAACCGCCGCCTACCCCTCCATCACCGACCCAAACCAGCGCCAAACCGAAGCCGATGTCATCAACCGCCTGCGGCTTTCGCTCGACCAGACCGGCGCTCGCATTCTGCTCCACCACGCGCTCGACACCACAGATTTGCGAACGGACTCGGTGCTTGTGTGGCTGGGACACTTGGAAACATACGACGCGGACTTGCAGTTGGCACGCCACCACTTCTTTTCCGGCGACTACTCCACGGCTGACAGCCTGTTGCAGCTTATCCCCTCTCAATATGGGCTGAGCGGCGATTGGCTTGCCGAGTTCAACGACGTCAGGGATGTGCTGGATGCCCTTCGCCCGCGTCTGGAGGCGGGCGTATCGCTCTCGGCCCTGCCGGAGACCCTGGTTGACTCGATACTGTACTGGGGTGCCGATTGCTCGGCAGCGGGCGCTTTGGCCCGCAACATACTCTGCCGCAACGGCTTGCGCAAGGAAGCGGACTGCGAGGAAATCGGGCAAAAGGCGAGCGGAACGACCCAAAGCAATGCGATTCAGGCCAGCGGCCAAACGTTGAAAATATACCCTAATCCGGCCAGCGCTGAGGTTTCAATTGAGCTGCCTTTAAACGTGTCATGCACCAATATTGCAATCGTCAGTTTGGCAGACGGGCGAATATGTCTGGATTTTGCGGCAGCAACTGGCAGTAATACCGTTAAAATAAACATCGCAGGTTTTTCAGGCGGCGTATATGCCGTACTTGCGAGAATGGTTGACGGCTCAACACTTCGGGCCAAACTTCTGATTTCGAATTAAAGACTGTTCAAGCCTTTGGGGGTTGGTGACCTAATGTCACCAACCCTTTATCACTTCACTCAACTTGAACGAACATGCTCAAATGCTTTTCAATTCACCTACTTTTTTGTTTGCTCCATGGCATTTTAAGCGCCCAGCCGGGGTTCAATCAGATTTATGACAACTCCAGCCTTGGGAACAAGCATTTCCATAGGATTTTCGTGGATCAAGACACCATCATAGCCATAGGGTTGGGACACGAGTCTGGCGTTCCCCAAGGTGTTGTGTTGGCTAAAATAGACACTTTTGGCAATTTGGTTGCGCAGAGTTTCATAGTTGACTCGCTTAACGATTTTCTCACGATGTATTTTCTGTTTGGCAACATCATCAAAACCTCGGAAGGGTACTATGCCTTTCCGGTTGTCGCCTTGGGCCGAGGCGGCCATTTGTTGATACAAATTGACGGTGACCTGCAGGTGAGGTCAATTTTTGAGTATTCAAATGGCGGCAACCTATCCATGTTCGAGCATCAAATCATGGAGGCTGACGATGGGGGTTTTTATATTGTCGGGAATGTCACGAGGCCAAACTACAAGCGAGATGGCTTTATTCGCAGGGTAAGCAAGGAGGGCACGGAGCTGTGGTTCAAGTATTACGGCGACTACAACAAAGACGAGTCGTTTCGTTGCATGGCGAGAATGCCGGACAACCGCTTTTTAGTCGGTGGCGGGGCAGGCCCCAATGTCAACAACAGCGAGACGTCCCGCGCGGGGCTGTGGGTACTCGACAGCAACGGGACGGTGCTGAAAACCTCGCTGGGGCCGGAGGAGCCTGACTTGACGACCATATTGGGCATTCTACCCGCCTCCGACGGCGGGTTCATTGCCCACGGCCTCACCTATTGGGGGCAAGGGCCTTGGGGCAGCAAGGTGCAGGTGAGCCTGCTCAAGTTCGATGCCGACCTGAACCTCCAATGGCTCAAGCACATCGGCCCGAGCAGCAGCGACTACAACGGCATCTACGACATGACGCGGCCCCCCGACGGGCACTACCTCGTGGCGGGGCAGCGCACGGCCTACGGCGACCTTGCCCAGCCCAGCGGCGGGGACTGGGGGGGCTGGCTCTACAAGTTCACGGAGCAGGGCGACAGCCTGTGGTCGAGGGCCGACAACGCGCCGGCGCCCCACGTCCCCGCCGGTCAGTTTGCCTACGGCGGGGTGGGCATCCTGAGCAGCGGCAGCGTGGTGGCGGGCGGCGTGGGGACTTTGAGCACCCAGTTCGTGGGCTGGGTGGTGAAGGTGACCGCGGATGGTTGCATGGACACTGTTTTTTGCGGCGCGGTGGGGGCTGGGGAGCCGCTTTCGCCTCTGCTCGACGCCTCCCTGCTTTCCATTGCGCCCAACCCCGCCGGCGCCACCGTGTCGCTGGCGCTCGAGGGGGAGGTGGCGGGCGGCAGGCTCGTCCGATTTTCCATCCACAATCTGCTGGGGCAGGAGCTGTGGTCGGCGCGGTCCGCGTCGGGTCGGGAGGAGGTGTGGTTGTCGGGCTGGCCTGCGGGGGCCTACATCGCGCGGGCGGAGTCGGCGCGGGGGGTGGCGGCGCGGGTGTTTGTGAAGGAGTGAGGCTCCCTCCTCACAACGCCCCTCTCAATGTCGCCACATATTTTTCCACAAATTCCGCTACCCGTTTTCGTCGGTATTGCATCACCCAGCGTGGGTGAGGAAGCGGCACGATTTCCTTGAAAAAGCCGTGCGAAGCGTTCAGTTTTTGAAAATAAGAGAAATTCTGCCCCTCGCCAAGGCAAATCGCCGCCTCACGCCGAGCGCCAAAATCGAGTTGGGTGCGGATATTCCAAACGATGAACGCCTCAGCGGTTTTTTGAAGAAAGCGGTCGTCGTAGTAGTTGATGTTTTTGCCGTCTTTCACAAAACCCAGCGGCGAAAGGGAGGTGATGTAAAAATCGCGGCAAAAAGCCGACGCGCCACCATAAGCATGGATAAGTTGCCAGACGAACGTGGCGGACAACTCCGGCTTTTTGGGAAAACTGGTAGCAATGCCGCACTCCGTCTCAAGCCGCAGCGGGTCGGTGAACGGCACCCCTGTCAGCCCTGCCCCAAAACGCCCCGGATTGATGCCAAAGATAAAGGCGCGGGTTTGGAGGTCGTCGTAAAAACGCTGGTAAAAAGCCATCAGCGCCCGCATCGTCTCGGCATTGTCGTAGGGGAAAAGCCACTCAAAACCCGGCGGCAGCGCGATGTCCGGCGGGCGCAGCGCCTGCGTGAAAGCGATAACCTGTGCTGCAAAAGTCATGGCGCGAAGATGCTGCAATTTCGGGGCATGGACGCGGCAATATCTCATTCTCAATCATTCGAATGATGCGACCTTTGCCCCATGTTGCGACTATCCAAACCCAATCGCTCACTATTGGGCGACATCGCCCTCGACGGCTCCAAGAGCATCAGCAACCGGGCGCTCATCGCGCTGGCACTGGCGGGCACCGTGCCAACGGATTGGCTCACCAACCTCTCCACCTCTAAGGACACACTCACGCTCTTGCGCCTGCTATCGCAGCCCGGCGACACTTTCGACGCGGGCGACGCAGGCACCACGTTCCGATTCCTCACCGCATATTTAGCCTTGCAGCCCGGTACGCAAGTGCTCACCGGTTCTGCCCGAATGCGCGAGCGTCCCGTCGGCAGCCTCGTGGCGGCGCTCCGCGACTTGGGTGCCGATATCGAGTATTTGGAAAAAGAAGGATACCCGCCGCTCCGCATCGGCGCGATGAAATTGGCTAAGCACACATCGCGGCCTCTTGTGCGCATTCACGCGGGCACGAGCAGCCAATTCCTGTCTGCCCTTTTGCTCATCGCGCCATACCTGCCGCATGGGCTGCAATTGGTGCCGGAAGGCAACTTGGTCTCGCGGCCCTATCTCGAAATGACCATGCGGCTCATGCGGCATTTCGGAGCGAGGGTGAGCGAGCAAGGCGAGTCCATCACTGTGGAGCCGGGCGCTTACCAGCCGCGTCCGCTCACCGTGGAGGCCGACTGGTCGGCAGCTTCGTATTGGTACGAAATGGCGGCGTTTGCCGACGAGGTGGAGTTGCGGCTGAAAGGGCTATTTGCCGAAAGCTGGCAAGGCGATTCGGTATTGGTGCAGATGATGCCCTCATTCGGCGTGCAGACCGTTTTTGAAGCGGAAGGCATTGTGTTGAAAAAGAGCGGGGTGCCGCCTGCGCCCTCGTTTGAGTGGGATTTTGTGGAGTGTCCGGACATCGCGCAGACACTGGCGGTCACTTGCGCGGGGTTGGGTGTGCAAGGGATTTTTTCAGGTTTGGAAACACTGTTTATCAAGGAAACCGACCGGGTGGCGGCGTTGCGGGGCGAGTTGACCAAAGTCGGCGTGTCGTTTGAGCCACTGCCCGACGGGAAGCGTTTTTCCCTAAAAGGCAAAGCGACGTGGGCGACGGTGCCGCGTTTTGCCACTTACCACGACCACCGCATGGCCATGTCGTTCGCGCCGCTGGCTTTTTGGGGCGCTGTCGAAATCGAAAACCCGTCGGTGGTGAATAAGTCCTACCCGGCTTTTTGGGAGCATCTGGCGGCGGTGGGTTTTCGCCTGCTGATGTAAAGTCAATGTAACTTTGGCGGGAAAAATGACACCCGCCTCCCTCCAATATCTCTGCATCGGCCATTGTTGTCACGACCGACTGGGCACCCAAAACATCCTCGGCGGCACGGCCTCCTATTCGGCTTTGGTTGCCCGTCGCTTGGGGTTTCGGGCGGGCATTTTCACCAGCGTGGGCGACGACTTCGGGTTCTTCGATGTTTTTGAAAAAAATGCCGTGCGATGGTGGAACAAGCCCGCGCCTCAAACAACGGTCTTTGAGAACATCTACCAACAGGGCCACCGCACCCAATATCTCCACCAAAGGGCGCTCGACCTCTTTGCCGACGATGTGCCTCCCGAATGCTTGGCGACTCCCATCGTGCTGTTTTGCCCCATAGCGGGCGAGGTGGATTTTTCCGTTTTACGGACGTTCCCTGCCGCACTCAAAGGCGCCACCATTCAGGGCTGGCTGCGGCAATGGGATGCGCGAGGCAAAGTCAGCCCCAAGGCGATGGATTGGTCGCAGCTCGCCGCCGCCGATGTGGTCATCATGAGCGATGCCGACATTCAGGGTTTTGAATCGGCCATTCCGGTCATTGCAGCAGCCGCGGAAGTGTTGGTGATGACGCAGGGGGCCAACGGGGCGCAAGTTTTTTTCAACCAACAAATCCTGCATTTCCCAGCCTATCCGGTGATGGAGGTGGATGCTACGGGGGCTGGCGATGTGTTTGCCACCGCATTTTTGCTAAAATACGCGGCAACGCGGGATGTCGCGTTGGCCGCAGGGTTTGCCCATTGTGCGGCCTCCTACATCGTGGAAGGGTTGGGTGTCGAAAATATGGCTTCCGTGGAACAGATAGAGGCGCGGTGGGCGCATTACCAAAACACGGTGTAGAGCGCCGTCAGTATTCCGCAAATAATCACCCCGCCCACCACGAACGCAGGCTCTACACGAAACAACTTTGGGTCAATCTCCACCATGCGGCTTTCCTTTTTCTCCAGCAGCGAAATGCCTACCATGAACGCCACAATGATGACGAACACCCAGCCCAAGCGGTCGAGAAAGGGGATTTCGGGGGCGAGGAACTTATAAGCCGTCGAGAGCGGTATGGTCAGCAAAGCCGCCGTCAGCGCCGCCGCCGAGGTGGTGCGCCGCCAAAACATTCCCAGCAAAAAAATAGCGAAAGCGCCCGGCGTGATGAAACTCATGTATTCTTGAATGAACTGGTAGGTTTGTTCCAACGAGCGCAGCTGGGGTGCGACGGCAATCGCCAGCAACATAGAGCCGACCACGGCGATTTTCCCCACTCGTACCAGTTTCGCCTCGGAAGCTGTTCGGTCAAAATACCGCTTGTAAATGTCGAGGCTGAAAATGGTCGCCACGCTATTGGCCTTTCCCGCCAACGACGCGACTATGGCGGCAATCAGCGCCGCGAACGCCAGCCCTTTCATGCCCATAGGCAACAGATTGAGCAAGGTAGGGTAAGCGAAGTCGGGCTTCACCGTGCCAGTGGCATCCACCATTTCTGTTTGGAACATCCCCTCCGAATAGAGCACGAAGGCCGCAATGCCGGGCAACACCACGATGACCGGTATCAACAGTTTCAAAAAAGCGGCGAATAGAATTCCCTTTCTCGCCGTGCTCAAATCCGCGCCGAGGGCCCGTTGGATGATGTACTGATTGCAGCCCCAATAGTTGAGATTGTTTATCCACATGGCCCCGATGAGCACGGTCAGCCCCGGCAAGTCTTTGTAGTAGGTGTGTCCTTTTTGCAAAATCATGTGAAAATGGGAAGGCGCTTTTTTGCGCAGCAAGGCCAAGCCAGAAAACACGCCGTCACCGCCAAAATGGTCGGCCACCATGTTCAGAGCAAGCCAAACGGTGGCCAATCCGCCCAATATCAGCACCGCCACCTGCACCACGTCCGTGTATCCGATGACCCGCATCCCGCCGAGCGTGATAACAATGGCAAAAACAGCAAGCCCAA
This portion of the Saprospiraceae bacterium genome encodes:
- a CDS encoding 3-phosphoshikimate 1-carboxyvinyltransferase is translated as MLRLSKPNRSLLGDIALDGSKSISNRALIALALAGTVPTDWLTNLSTSKDTLTLLRLLSQPGDTFDAGDAGTTFRFLTAYLALQPGTQVLTGSARMRERPVGSLVAALRDLGADIEYLEKEGYPPLRIGAMKLAKHTSRPLVRIHAGTSSQFLSALLLIAPYLPHGLQLVPEGNLVSRPYLEMTMRLMRHFGARVSEQGESITVEPGAYQPRPLTVEADWSAASYWYEMAAFADEVELRLKGLFAESWQGDSVLVQMMPSFGVQTVFEAEGIVLKKSGVPPAPSFEWDFVECPDIAQTLAVTCAGLGVQGIFSGLETLFIKETDRVAALRGELTKVGVSFEPLPDGKRFSLKGKATWATVPRFATYHDHRMAMSFAPLAFWGAVEIENPSVVNKSYPAFWEHLAAVGFRLLM
- a CDS encoding sodium/solute symporter (Members of the Solute:Sodium Symporter (SSS), TC 2.A.21 as described in tcdb.org, catalyze solute:Na+ symport. Known solutes for members of the family include sugars, amino acids, nucleosides, inositols, vitamins, urea or anions, depending on the system.); the encoded protein is MYPTRLHPLDFVVFALYFIVVAAYGYWIWRRKNAGNNTTAGYFLAEGTLTYWAIGASLIASNISAEHFIGMSGSGFAIGLAISTYEWMSAATLLVVAVFFVPIYLKNRIQTMPQFLRERYSPLVATLMAVFWLMAYIFVNLTSILYLGALALELTTGLDFHAAIFGLAVFAIVITLGGMRVIGYTDVVQVAVLILGGLATVWLALNMVADHFGGDGVFSGLALLRKKAPSHFHMILQKGHTYYKDLPGLTVLIGAMWINNLNYWGCNQYIIQRALGADLSTARKGILFAAFLKLLIPVIVVLPGIAAFVLYSEGMFQTEMVDATGTVKPDFAYPTLLNLLPMGMKGLAFAALIAAIVASLAGKANSVATIFSLDIYKRYFDRTASEAKLVRVGKIAVVGSMLLAIAVAPQLRSLEQTYQFIQEYMSFITPGAFAIFLLGMFWRRTTSAAALTAALLTIPLSTAYKFLAPEIPFLDRLGWVFVIIVAFMVGISLLEKKESRMVEIDPKLFRVEPAFVVGGVIICGILTALYTVFW